The stretch of DNA AGGGACAGCCATGGTATCAGGGAGAAACTTATATTACATCTATCGGACAGGGCTATGTGCTCATGACACCTCTTCAGGTGGCAAGACTCATAAGTATCGTTGCAAATGGCGGATACATGTATGATGTAACGCTAATCCTGCCTGAGGAGACGCCAAAGCCGATTAAGAGGCTTAATATAAGCCAAAAGACATTTGAAATTCTGAGGAATGCCCTTTGGGGGGTTGTCAATGAGCCCGGCGGAACAGCCCATTCGGCAAGATCCAAAATCGTGGAAATAGCAGGAAAAACAGGAACCGCACAGGTCAGGTCATCAAAGGCAGGTTCGGCAAGCGGTAGATTCGGAGACCATGCATGGTTTACTGCATATGCACCATATGAAAACCCTCAGGTGGCTATAGCAGTCTTAGTAGAGCATGGTGGACATGGAGCCTCAGCCGCCGCACCAATTGCAAAGGCAGCTATTGAGGCATACATTTCAAGGCACCTGAAGGCAGGTGAAGATGAATAAATACCTAATAAAGAATTTCGACTGGTTCATGCTTACTACGGTCTTACTCATAAGCCTAATTGGAGTTATCACAATATTTAGTGCAACCCGACCCCTTGAAGAAGGAGGACATTCGAACTTCTATATAAAGCAGTTCATCTGGGTTTTCATTGGAATCATTGGCCTCATCACAGTCGTAAGCTTTGATTATGTCTGGCTGGGCAGGGCATCCTACATTATTTATGTGTTGGGTATCGGGCTTCTTCTTGCCACATATATAATAGGCAGGGCTGGCGGAGGTGCTCAAAGATGGATAAGCCTTGGGGTGTTTTCGTTTCAGCCAAGCGAGCTTTTCAAGCTCTGCTTTGTCGTGATGTTCACAAGGTATCTGACCCTGATAAAGGCACCTCTTTCAGGATGGGCTGTCATAAAGGCATTCCTTGCATTTACTGCACTTCCCTTCTTTTTGCTCCTGAAACAGCCTGATTTAGGAACAGCACTTATCCTGATTCTTCTGTTTGCATTCCTTACCCTGATAAGGGGCGTAAAAAGAAATGTTGTTTTCTTTCTCCTTATTGCAGGCATTATATCCATCCCATTTCTTGGAAACATATTCTGGGATGAGCTCAGGGACTACCAGAAAAATCGGCTTGTGGCATTTATGGAGCCTGATGTAGACCCCAGTGGAATTGGCTATCAGATAACCCAGTCAAAGGTTGCCATAGGCTCAGGCAAGTTTCTGGGAAAAGGCTTTCTCAAGGGCACACAGGGGCCATTTAGGTTTCTTCCTGAAAAGCATACGGACTTCATATTCTCCATGTTTGCCGAGGAATGGGGCTTTCTGGGCAGTATAGTCCTGCTTCTCATATATTTAGGATTTGTCTATCGCAGTATAGACACTGCAAAAAACGCAAAGGATGACTTCGGAAGACTGCTTGCAACAGGCATAACATTCATGCTCTCCATGTACATTGTCTTTAATATGGGCATGGCAATGGGGCTTCTGCCCATAATTGGCATACCGCTTCCCTTTATGAGCTACGGAGGCACAGCCCTCCTCAGTAACTTCATAGCCGTCGGCATACTCATAAGCATAAGGGCAAGGAGATTTGACCTCTTCTATTAGCCTGAGAGGATTTGTTATAATTCTCTCTTAAGGCGGTGTAGCTCAGTCGGTTAGAGCATGCGGCTCATATCCGCAGTGTCCGGGGTTCAAATCCCTGCACCGCCAGCTTTCTTTTCCAACCAATGCACGATTTTATAATTGCCTGTGTGTTTTCAAGCAAAATGCGTGAAAAAACTACCTAATCTATGTGATTCAACCCCAAAAAGCAGTAAATTCAAGGGTTCTTCTACATATTAATAGGCATATAATTTGCTTATATATTAATAAGGATTGTTGCCTTGAAAACTTTTGGTAGAATTTAGGATATGTTACTTAAGACAAAGATTATAACAGCCATAGCCCTCGTTATACTCCTCACAATAAGTCTCTCAACTGCCATTGTCCTTAATGCTCAAGGCAAGAGGATGACAGCTTTAGAGATGAAGAACTTAGAGGTGCAGGGAGATATTGTCCTTAAAAGCATTGAAAATGCCATGTCAAAGGGCAAGACAGAGGAAGTTCAGATGCTGCTTGAAAGCATCGGGAAAAGCAGGGAGATAAAAAGCCTCAGAATTATTTCGGATGACGGCTATATCCTTAAATCCAGCGATATGAAGGAAATAGGCAGAAAGTCAAAAGAATATAACTCCATTGCCTATACAGACCCGATGAAAATCGCAACAAAAGAGGATATATTAACGCACACACTCCGTATCCAGAACAAGCCCCAATGCTATGGCTGTCATAGCTCAAGCATAAAGACTATTGGAGCATTGGAGATAAGCTATAACGCTTCAAAAAACAAAGATGATATGGTTGCAATAAAGAAGTTCCTGATATTTTCCAATATCCTCACAGTCTTTGTGGTCGCAGTAGTGCTGAGCATTCTTATATCGAGGTTTGTCATGAATCCCCTGAAAGGCTTTATGAAGACCATAAAGGAAGTGGAAGGAGGCAACTGGGATGCAAAGATAGAGCTTAAGGAAAACGATGAGCTGACCGTTATAGGCAGGGCATTTAACGACATGGTCTTTGAGATGAAGGGTCTTTATGATAAAAACCTTAAAAAGGAAAAAGAAATCTCAAAGGTAAAAACAGAGCTTGAGCATAAAAGAAAATTAGAAGAGCTAAACAGCCACCTCGAATATAAGATTAAAGAGGTTGACACAGCCAATAAGGCGGTCCTCAGCCTTTCCAAAGAGGTAAAGACGAAAAACATAGAGCTCGAAAAGATGGTAGAGAGGCTCAAAAAGATAAACGAGGTAGGAAGGGTCCTGACCACAGTGATTGAGACAAACGAGCTTGTAAAGCTTATCATAAAGATAACCGCAGATATGCTCCATGTCGAAAGGGGCTCCATTCATCTCGTAAGGGACAATAGCAGGCTGACCCTTCAGTATAAACGGGGTATGGGAATAGAAGACACAAGCGACCTTTCATTGGACTTCCATCCGCTTTACAATGACCTCCTTAGCGAAGGAAGAAGTATCTTCATAAGCAAAAACAACCTCCAACAGAAGCCCTCTGAGATAACTACCTCTATAATTGGTGTGCCTCTAAAGATGAGGGGGCAGGTTGTGGGTGGCATGCTCCTTGAGCAGAAGGTTGACGGCTCACACTTCACTCAGGAGGAGTTAGAGCTTCTAATCACAATGGCAAATCAGGCAATGGTTGCAGTAGAAAACGCATGGCTTTATGAGACAGTGAAGGTTAACTACTTTGGCACTATTCAGTCCCTTATCAATGCCCTCGAGGCAAATGACAGATACACAAAGGGACATTCCGAAAGGGTAAGGTCGCTTTCCGTTGAGCTGGCAAAATATATAGGACTTGATTATAAGGAGATAGAGGTGCTTGAGCATGCCGCAATACTTCATGACATAGGAAAGATTGGCATAGACTCTGTTGTCCTGAACAAGGCAGGAAGGCTTTCAAACGAGGAGTTCAGCCTTCTTAAGGCACATCCACTCATAGGGGATGAGATTTTAGGGCCAATCGTAACCTTATCAGGTGTAAGGCAGACCATACTTCAGCATCACGAAAGATACGATGGAACAGGCTACCCATACGGCATTGCAGGCGATGAGATATGTCTTAAGGCAAGGATAATGACTATTGCTGACACATTCGATGCAATGCTCACAGACAGACCCTATAGAAAGGCATTGCCACTTGCCAAGGCAAAAGAGGAGATAAGGATTGCTTCAAACAAGCAGTTTGACCCTTTTGTCGTAAATGCATTCCTTGAGATGATTCAGAGCCGCTCTGATTTGCTCAGCTCGCTGGGATATTCCTTTAACTAACTCAATTCAAAGACAAATTCTATTTCAAGCGGTGAATTCAGAGGCAGAACATTTACGCCAACTGCGCTCCTAACATGCCTTCCGCTTTCGCCAAAGACCTCAAAAAGAAGCTCTGATGCCGCATTCAGGACACTCGGCTGTTCTATGAAGTCATCTGATGAGGAAATATAACCTGTTAGCTTTACACACCTCTTGACCCTGCTAAGGTCTCCTAATTCTGCCTTAAGGATAGAGAGGGCATTTATAGTTGCAGTCCTTGCCTCCTCCTCAGCCTCCTTCAGTGTAAGTGTCTCTCCAACCCTTCCTTTTCTCATTAACTTACCATCTTTTAAAGGCAAGATGCCGCTTAAAAAAATAAGATTACCAACCCTTATAATCGGGACATATGAGCCGAGAGGCTTAATAGGAGGTGGTAGCTCGATGCCTAATTTCTTGAGTTTTTCTTCGGGAGTCATTCCTTTTATATCCCTATCTCCTCAGGCACAGCAATCCTTCCCATTATAGCAGTTGCAGCGGCAACTGCAGGGTTACTGAGATAGACCTTGCTTTCAGGGTGTCCCATCCTTCCAATGAAGTTCCTGTTGGTCGTTGCCAATGCAGTTTCTCCTTTTGCCA from Nitrospirota bacterium encodes:
- a CDS encoding RidA family protein — encoded protein: MTPEEKLKKLGIELPPPIKPLGSYVPIIRVGNLIFLSGILPLKDGKLMRKGRVGETLTLKEAEEEARTATINALSILKAELGDLSRVKRCVKLTGYISSSDDFIEQPSVLNAASELLFEVFGESGRHVRSAVGVNVLPLNSPLEIEFVFELS
- the rodA gene encoding rod shape-determining protein RodA — its product is MNKYLIKNFDWFMLTTVLLISLIGVITIFSATRPLEEGGHSNFYIKQFIWVFIGIIGLITVVSFDYVWLGRASYIIYVLGIGLLLATYIIGRAGGGAQRWISLGVFSFQPSELFKLCFVVMFTRYLTLIKAPLSGWAVIKAFLAFTALPFFLLLKQPDLGTALILILLFAFLTLIRGVKRNVVFFLLIAGIISIPFLGNIFWDELRDYQKNRLVAFMEPDVDPSGIGYQITQSKVAIGSGKFLGKGFLKGTQGPFRFLPEKHTDFIFSMFAEEWGFLGSIVLLLIYLGFVYRSIDTAKNAKDDFGRLLATGITFMLSMYIVFNMGMAMGLLPIIGIPLPFMSYGGTALLSNFIAVGILISIRARRFDLFY
- a CDS encoding HD domain-containing protein, with product MLLKTKIITAIALVILLTISLSTAIVLNAQGKRMTALEMKNLEVQGDIVLKSIENAMSKGKTEEVQMLLESIGKSREIKSLRIISDDGYILKSSDMKEIGRKSKEYNSIAYTDPMKIATKEDILTHTLRIQNKPQCYGCHSSSIKTIGALEISYNASKNKDDMVAIKKFLIFSNILTVFVVAVVLSILISRFVMNPLKGFMKTIKEVEGGNWDAKIELKENDELTVIGRAFNDMVFEMKGLYDKNLKKEKEISKVKTELEHKRKLEELNSHLEYKIKEVDTANKAVLSLSKEVKTKNIELEKMVERLKKINEVGRVLTTVIETNELVKLIIKITADMLHVERGSIHLVRDNSRLTLQYKRGMGIEDTSDLSLDFHPLYNDLLSEGRSIFISKNNLQQKPSEITTSIIGVPLKMRGQVVGGMLLEQKVDGSHFTQEELELLITMANQAMVAVENAWLYETVKVNYFGTIQSLINALEANDRYTKGHSERVRSLSVELAKYIGLDYKEIEVLEHAAILHDIGKIGIDSVVLNKAGRLSNEEFSLLKAHPLIGDEILGPIVTLSGVRQTILQHHERYDGTGYPYGIAGDEICLKARIMTIADTFDAMLTDRPYRKALPLAKAKEEIRIASNKQFDPFVVNAFLEMIQSRSDLLSSLGYSFN